The nucleotide window ATAGCCTGTCAATATTTGAGCCGCCGGGTTGACATCAAGGATCTTTCCCTTTAAATCAATTGAAAAAACAGCATCCAGATTATGGTCAATTAGGGAGCGATATCTTTGCTCACTATCAATCAATCTATTATTCTCTTTAACCTTCTCTGTTATATCCCTGGTTACCGCTACAACATATTTCACTTTACTGTCTTCATCCTTGATCGGAGTTAAAAGTGTCTCTTCAGTGATCTTATTGACTTTGTCGAGGTGTACTTCATCATGGAAAACGACTTCCACCCCCTCTTTTACGGCCTTACTATAATGTTTTCCCAATGAATTCAGGAGGTTTAGAGGTAGAACCTCATCCATCGTCCTGCCGATATCACTAACAGTCATCCCTGCATGGAGAAGACCATTTTCATTAGCAAATAGATAACGGAATCGGTAACCCGGTTCAACCTGCATGATAAATACAAGATCTTTTACATGTTTAAAGATGATGTCTGAAATCATCTGTTCTATTTTTGTCGAAGCGGAAACGCCTCTTCTTTTAGTTATTCTTGATTGCTTCATCTGATTCATCAAACCATCCTCATTCCAGAAGTACAATAGTACCTGGTTCATGATTGCGAACTAGTTTTATATTCCTATTTTACTCTTTAAATAAGGAAAAACGATACTATTTTTATAAAATTGACAATCTTACGCTAAAAAACGACAAACATTACCCGACGGTGCCCTCTCCTATCGACGAGCATAGACTGCATTAGAGGAGGAGATTCCATGAATCATATTGTTAAAAGAGGAGAAACGCTGGCAGAGATTGCCGCTAATTATCGCAGGACGCTTCAACAAATCCTTGCTGCCAATCCTGGTATCACGAATCCTGCACTCATCTATCCTGGCCAGAGAATCATAATTCCGGGACTTCCAGATCCAGCTTCTATTCCTTATTCAATTTCCGTTTCACTGACCAACCGAAGGCTTACACTTTTTCGTTCAGGCACACTGATAAAATCCTATCCCGTCGGCATCGGTAAAATGCTGACGCAAACCCCGGTTGGCGAATATGTAATTGTGAACCGAGAACCTAATCCCGGCGGCCCTTACGGTTCCATGTGGCTGTCGTTATCAAAACTTGGATATGGTATTCACGGAACAAACAATCCTGCATCGATCGGTAAGGCCGTTTCGAAAGGATGCATTCGGATGCATAACAAAGAGGTTCTTGAGCTGGCAAGGCAAGTTCCCAATGGTACTAGAGTCAGGATCACCCGATAGTTCCCTATAAAAAGGCTTCTATTTCTCAATCAGCCAAATTAAGGGTATAATGAAAATAGTTTATAAAAGTTTTCTAACAAAAACGAAAGGAGCTAGCCCATTGAATAATGAAAGGAACAAGATACCCTCTCTCCGTCCAACGATCGAGAACCTCTCACAAGCAATCTTCACTGTGAACCGTCATGCAAAGACTGCTCCCAATCCGAAGTTTTTATATCAGTTAAAACAGGATGCGATTAAAAAAATGCTGCGGGAAGGCAAAGCTAAAAAAACAGGACTACATTTTTCGAACAATCCGAGAAACAGCCAGCAGCAATCAGACGTACTAGTGGTTTGCGGGGACTACACATTCCATATCCCGCCGACAAAACAGGATTTTGATCAACTTCCCCACTTAGGAAAACTTGATCAGTCAGTGAGGAACCCGAGGGCATCCATTTCCTTAACTAGCGCGAAAAGGCTATTGTCAGCCTACACTGGACTGAAAGATTCCACCGAAACAGCCGTAGCAGGAAAGACAAGGAGATATGCCAAACCTGTATTTAAGAAGCTAGGAGAACGCTACCCTTAATAAGAAAGCTGGAAATCAGCTTTCTTTTTTTTGATTATAAGATCAATTCATCTATTTTCAAGACCAATTCACTTATCTCCGGCTTGCTGATCTGAGCATCAGCACCAACGACACTACCCTTATGGCGCAAGTCATTCGTGATTAACGATGAAAAAATGATAACTGGAAGTTTTCCCAGAACCGGATGTTCTTTTATTCTCTTTGTCAAGTGATGCCCATCCATCTGGGGCATTTCTATGTCAGTGATCACAAGTTGCACTGCCTGCGAAAGAACCTCAGAATCCTCTGCCAGGTGCTCAAGATAGGTAATGGCATCCTGTCCATTCTCAAAAAACTCAAGGTACTGAAATCCAGCTTCACTCAAAGTCTCATGAAGCATTTTCCTTAACATCCCAGAGTCTTCAGCAATGACAATTCTTTTCAAAGATCGCTCCCTCAGACCAAGTTTCTTGACATCGCTGACCTTTATTCCAGAATCAGGATTGATTTCAAGAAGGATCCTTTCAAAATCCAGAAAAAGGACCATTTCTCCGCCTAACTTGATTACTCCGATTATTTGGCTCTCTTGTCCCTGATACATGTCTGAAGGCTTCTCAATTTGAGCCCATGAGATACGGTGAATTTGTGAAACGGTATGGACATGGAAGACTGTCTTCATCTGATTGAATTCAGCGACGATCAATTTATCCTGCTGTGGATTTGTTGACTCCTTCAGCCCCAGGGCTGCTGCGACATTGATGACTGGCAGCACCTCTCCCCTAAGTTCCATGATTCCCTCAACAAATGGATGAGCGTTCGGAATCGCCACAACAGGGACAGGATTGAGAATTTCTTTAACTTTCATGACATTTATCGCAAATTTATTCTGACCAATGCCGAACTCAACAATCTCCAGTTCATTCGTGCCTGATTCTAATAAAATATTGTTATCATTCATCATTTTCTTCCTTCTCTATATAAAATTAGTTTTATATACATCTTATCGGCACAACTATTTAAACTGTTTAGTTAAAGGATTGAGAATTCACGTGCTTGAAAGTGACTATCACCTATTGTCATGAAACTGGCAGAAATCCATTTAAAAATATATAAATTCAAGTTTTACGATGAAAAAGCAAACCGAAAGATCGGTTTGCCGTGTGATTTATTTCACCAATGCCCTTCCTAATGCTGCATCTACTTGCTTTTGGTGATGAAGATCATGATAGACGAAATCGATTAAATATTCCCCAACTGTCATATGCTGTTTGGAGATTTTAAAAGCCAGCGCCAGCTTGTCTTTATCCATTTCTTCAAGCATCTTATGGAATTCAGCGCGCACAGCAAGGAGTCCATCGAGAATTTCTTCCTTTGTTGCTTTATTTTCTGCGTATTCTCGTGCTCGTTCATTAACACTTTGAAAATCAGGGTAGGAAGGCAATTCAGCTCCCTCTTTGAAATAAGGGAATCTTTCCTTTAATGAGTATTGGTCCCAGAAGAGCAAATGCGCCACTACCGCGCCAACCGACCACTTCCCGTCACCTAAAGGCTTATGCCATTCAGTATCTGTCAGTGCCATGAGCGAATGGATCCATCCATCAAAATCTTTATAATGTTGTCTTATCTCTTCCAAATTCATTTGAATCTCTCCTTTTTGTTTAACTTTAAATAATATTCGCTGCTCACCTACAATAACCTTTTTGACCGGGGGGACGAATTTTACATCTTTTCCATTCATCATGGTAAAATAGTGATATTCAATCGAAGGGATGAAAGATGTGGAACATTTAATTAACAACAGGGTGAAGAATATAGAAATCTCGGGAATCAGGAAATTCTTTAATATGGTTGCAGATGTGAAAGATATGGTTTCCTTGACCATAGGCCAGCCGGACTTTCCGACACCAGCACATGTCAAAGAAGCCGGCATGAAAGCAATAGAGGACAACATGACTACATATACCCATAATGCAGGGCTAATCCAATTAAGGAAGGCTGCGGCAGACTTTTATCGAAAAAAATATCATGTCGATTATACAGCAGAAGACGAAGTAATTATTACTGCAGGAGCAAGCGAGGCTATTGATATAACTTTCAGGACCATTCTTGAAGAAGGATGTGAGGTCATCATCCCTGGGCCTGTTTACCCAGGGTACGAACCAATTATCAAGCTATGCGGTGCTAATCCGGTCTATGCAGATATCAGGAATACACAATTTAAAATGACTGCAGAGTTGATTGAGAGCCTGATTACTGAGAAAACAAGGTGTATCGTCCTCCCATATCCATCGAACCCTACTGGGGTCAGCTTGGATAAAGAGGAACTTATAGATATAGCACAACTGCTTAATGGCAGAGAGATCTTTGTCCTGGCGGATGAAATCTATAGTGAGCTTGTTTATGAGCAGCAGCATGTTTCAATTGGCCAGTACATAAAAGAAAAGACCATCGTTATCAATGGTCTTTCCAAATCCCACTCGATGACTGGCTGGCGAATAGGAATGCTATTTGCACCTGAATATCTTGTAAAACATATTCTGAAGGTGCATCAATACAATGTGACCTGTGCGACATCGATTTCACAAATGGCTGCTTTAGAGGCATTGACAGCCGGGATTGATGACGCATTGCCAATGAAGCAAGAGTATGCATCAAGGCGGGATTATGTATTTAACAGACTACAGTCAATGGGACTTGATGTAATAAAGCCTGATGGTGCGTTTTACTTCTTTGTTAAAATTCCGGGATCTTATATCTCTTCATTTGATTTTTGCTTAAAATTGGTCAATGAAGCGAAGCTCGCGGTGGTCCCGGGGAGTGCTTTCTCTGAATTAGGAGAAGGATATTTCCGGCTCTCCTATGCGTACTCAATGGATACGCTAAAAGAAGGACTCGACCGATTGGAAAATTATTTACGGAATTAAAGTGGAAAGCCGTTCCTCGAAATCAGGAACGGCTTTTTATTATCCTTTATATTTCCCGTTATTCTTGGAAGCTTTCTCTTTTTTCGCCTTATCCTTATGGATCTTATTGGTTGCTGCACTGCCTATTTCATGTGAGAACTCAGAATCAATTACAGCAGAATCAAAACCCTTTTTGTTCTTTTGCTGCGGATCGTTTTTTTTCGTCCTTTTAGCCATAAAAATCCCCTCCTTTAGGTTTTAGTATCTTTACCTGGGGAGGGGTCTATGACTAGAAAATATTATGATTGTTTCCAGTACTTAAATAATGCCTGTGTACCGCTGTTTTCTTCGCCGTTTTCAGCGATTTGCTCATAAAGCGATAATGCAAGAGAAAGTCCTGGCACCGGCATGTCCATACGCTTAGCTTCATCCAGGGCGATTTTCATGTCCTTGATAAAGTGCTTGATGTAAAAACCCGGTTCAAAATTGTCATCAATCATTCTTGGTGCAAGATTAGAAAGCGACCAGCTGCTTGCAGCCCCGGTCGATATGCTCTTCAATACGGTTTCAGGATCAAGCCCAGCTTTTTCTGCATAGATGATCGCTTCGCACACTCCAATCATATTTGAGGCAATCGCAATTTG belongs to Mesobacillus subterraneus and includes:
- a CDS encoding chemotaxis protein, whose amino-acid sequence is MMNDNNILLESGTNELEIVEFGIGQNKFAINVMKVKEILNPVPVVAIPNAHPFVEGIMELRGEVLPVINVAAALGLKESTNPQQDKLIVAEFNQMKTVFHVHTVSQIHRISWAQIEKPSDMYQGQESQIIGVIKLGGEMVLFLDFERILLEINPDSGIKVSDVKKLGLRERSLKRIVIAEDSGMLRKMLHETLSEAGFQYLEFFENGQDAITYLEHLAEDSEVLSQAVQLVITDIEMPQMDGHHLTKRIKEHPVLGKLPVIIFSSLITNDLRHKGSVVGADAQISKPEISELVLKIDELIL
- a CDS encoding YkyB family protein, translated to MNNERNKIPSLRPTIENLSQAIFTVNRHAKTAPNPKFLYQLKQDAIKKMLREGKAKKTGLHFSNNPRNSQQQSDVLVVCGDYTFHIPPTKQDFDQLPHLGKLDQSVRNPRASISLTSAKRLLSAYTGLKDSTETAVAGKTRRYAKPVFKKLGERYP
- a CDS encoding aminotransferase A codes for the protein MEHLINNRVKNIEISGIRKFFNMVADVKDMVSLTIGQPDFPTPAHVKEAGMKAIEDNMTTYTHNAGLIQLRKAAADFYRKKYHVDYTAEDEVIITAGASEAIDITFRTILEEGCEVIIPGPVYPGYEPIIKLCGANPVYADIRNTQFKMTAELIESLITEKTRCIVLPYPSNPTGVSLDKEELIDIAQLLNGREIFVLADEIYSELVYEQQHVSIGQYIKEKTIVINGLSKSHSMTGWRIGMLFAPEYLVKHILKVHQYNVTCATSISQMAALEALTAGIDDALPMKQEYASRRDYVFNRLQSMGLDVIKPDGAFYFFVKIPGSYISSFDFCLKLVNEAKLAVVPGSAFSELGEGYFRLSYAYSMDTLKEGLDRLENYLRN
- a CDS encoding L,D-transpeptidase family protein, which translates into the protein MNHIVKRGETLAEIAANYRRTLQQILAANPGITNPALIYPGQRIIIPGLPDPASIPYSISVSLTNRRLTLFRSGTLIKSYPVGIGKMLTQTPVGEYVIVNREPNPGGPYGSMWLSLSKLGYGIHGTNNPASIGKAVSKGCIRMHNKEVLELARQVPNGTRVRITR
- a CDS encoding DinB family protein, with amino-acid sequence MNLEEIRQHYKDFDGWIHSLMALTDTEWHKPLGDGKWSVGAVVAHLLFWDQYSLKERFPYFKEGAELPSYPDFQSVNERAREYAENKATKEEILDGLLAVRAEFHKMLEEMDKDKLALAFKISKQHMTVGEYLIDFVYHDLHHQKQVDAALGRALVK